The genomic window ACTAATTTTTGATATAAGGGATGAGCATTTAAAAAAACTTCTATTTTTAGCTTTACCAGTGATTATAGGGGTTTCAGTCAATCAGATTAATGTTATAATAGATAGAACAATAGCTTCTCAGATAGCAATAGGGGGAATTTCAGCTTTAAACTATGCACAGCGATTAAATGGATTTATTCAGGGGATATTTGTTGTATCTATTGCTACGGTAATGTATCCAGCTATTTCAAAAATGGCAGCAGACCATAATATTGAAGGCCTTAAAAAATCTATAATAGATGGAATAGCTAGTATTAGTTTAATGGTTATTCCAGCTACGTTTGGAGCAATGATTTTTGCACAACCGATAGTAAAACTTTTATTTGGGAGAGGAGCCTTTAATAAGGAAGCTTTATCTATGACTTCTATTGCTTTATTTTTCTATTCTATTGGGATGATAGGGTTTGGTTTTAGAGAGATATTATCAAGAGCATTTTATTCTATGCAGGATACAAAAACTCCTATGATGAATGCTGCTTTGTCTATGGTACTTAATATTATATTAAATTTAATTTTATCGAAGATTTTAGGAATTGGAGGACTTGCTTTATCTACAAGTATTTCAGCTATTTTTTCTACTATTCTATTATTTATTAATTTAAGAAAAAAGGTTGGACCTTTAGGGATAAAACGTTTTAGTATAACTTTTATTAAAATATTTATTTCTTCTTTATTTATGGGAATTATAGCAAAGAGCTCCTATAATAGATTATTAATGATGCTAGAGGATAATTTATCTATTTTAATTTCTATAGGAATAGGGGCTTTGGTATATGCTGTAATTATTTATTTTATGAAAATACCAGAAGTAGATAAGATGATTCAAATTATAAAAGGAAAATTCAAAAAGGTAAAAGTTTAGAGATTTACAAAGATCTTTTTTTCATGATTTGGTTTAATGCATCTATCGTATATGTAATATCCTTGATTGTATTGTGGTGGCTAAAGCTAAACCTTATTGTTCCATGGGGAAAAGTGCCTAGAGTTTTATGGGCTGATGGTGCACAATGTAAGCCACATCGGGTCATGATTCCAAAATCTTTGAATAATTCATAGGCAATTTCTCCAGTATCTTCCTGTGGGATGTCTATCGATACTACAGCAGTTCTTTCCTTTAGATGCTTTTTCCCTATTATTTTTAATGCTGATAGATTAGATAATTCATCTAGAAAGTATTTTAAAATATAAAGTTCCTTCTCTCTAATGGTTTTAAGTCCTGTCTTTAAAATATATTTTAAGGAGGCATTCAATCCATAGATACCAGGAATATTTAATGTTCCTGCTTCAAATTTATCGGGCATATAATCAGGCTGTGTTTCTTCTTCGGATAAGCTTCCGGTACCACCTTGTATAAGGGAATTCATCTGATTAGCCATGTCTTCCCCTATTATAAAACCACCTATACCTTGGGGTCCTAACAATCCTTTATGTCCAGTAAAGGCAATGGCATCCGCATTTAATTTTTCATAATCTATATCTAAAAATCCTGCTGTTTGGGCTGTATCAATAATAAAGTAGAATCCTTTCTCTTTACAGATTTTTCCGACTTTTACTAAATCTAAAATGGTTCCACAAACATTGGAAGCGTGGGTCATAAGGATAGCTTTTGTATTCGGTTGAATATATTTTTTTATATCCTCTGGATTTAATTCTCCGTATTTATTGCAAGGGACTTTGGAGAAAGAAACTCCTCTCGTTAAAAGGGCATTTAAGGGCCTCATTACTGCATTATGTTCCATTGAGGATACGATGATATGATCATTTTTATGTAGTATTCCTTTTATTAAAACATTAAGACTCTCTGTGATGTTTTTGGTAAAAACAACATTTTCCGGTTTTTGAAAGTGAAATAGTTCACAGATTAATTCTCTAGTTTCAAATAGAATGTTTTCTGCATCGAAGGAACTTTGATACACTCCTCTATTTACATTTGAGCCAACCTCTATGAGATAATTTGACATACTTTCTACAACTCCAGGAGCTTTCGGAAAAGAAGTAGCAGCATGATCCAAGTATAAATTTTTCATTTTAACCCCCTATAAAAAACAATGAATTATATTTATATAGTATCTTTATTTATATTTTAACTCAATGTTAATAGGAAAAATTTATATAATTAACCAATATATAGGATAATTTTATTATACTTTTTCTTCTTTGATTGTTAAAATATGAGTGAAACAAATATTTTATAGGAGGTAGAATTATGGCTGAGAAAAAAGGAATTATTGCTGCTGGTGGTATTGTAGGAATTATATCTGTTTTACTAGTGTATTTTGGAAATCCTGTAAATATGGGATTTTGTATTGCCTGCTTTATTCGGGATACTGCAGGTGCAATGGGTTTACATAGGGCCCTAGTGGTTCAATACATTCGACCTGAAATTATAGGGCTTGTATTAGGAGCTTTTGTGATTTCATTGAAAAACAAAGAATTTAAAGCTACAGGGGGGTCTTCGCCTTTTACAAGATTTATTTTAGGAATAGCAGTTATGATTGGTGCTTTAATGTTCTTGGGGTGTCCCTTAAGGATGGTTTTAAGAATTGCAGGCGGAGATTTAAATGCAATAGTTGGTTTAGTAGGTTTTGTTGTTGGGATCTTTGTAGGAGTGTTATTTCTTAATAAAGGTTTTAATCTAAAGAGAAGCTATAAAATGTCTAGGATGGAAGGATATTTATTCCCTGCTTTAAATGTAGGATTATTATTTATGCTTTTAGCTGGTGCTTCCTTTTTATTTTTTAGTGAAGAAGGACCTGGATCTATGCATGCTCCCATTTGGATTGCTCTGATAGCTGGTCTTATTGTTGGTGCTTTAGCACAAAGGACAAGACTTTGTATGGTGGGAGGCATGAGAGACTTGATCATGTTTAAGGATAGCTATCTTTTATCTGGATTTTTAGCGATTGTTGTGTTTGCATTTATTGGAAATTTGATTTTTGGGTATTTTAATCTTGGTTTTGTTGATCAGCCAATAGCTCATACCGATGGATTGTGGAATTTCTTAGGAATGGTTTTGGTGGGATGGGCTTCTGTATTATTAGGTGGTTGTCCATTAAGACAGCTTATTCTTGCTGGAGAAGGAAATACAGATTCAGCGATTACTGTTATGGGAATGTTAGTGGGAGCAGCTCTTGCTCATAATTTTGGTCTTGCTTCTAGTGGAGAAGGTGCTACATTTAATGGACAAATA from Garciella nitratireducens DSM 15102 includes these protein-coding regions:
- the murJ gene encoding murein biosynthesis integral membrane protein MurJ — its product is MKKTAILLMIITILSKILGFVREITLSYFYGASYISDAYLIALTIPGSIFAFISTGISTGYIPMYSNILKNKGIKEAEKFTNNIINLLFIVSTIIILIVVIFTQPIVKIFASGFTGKTLDLAIRFTRVSIFSIYFIGLMYIFNSYLQLKNNFIAPAFNGFPFNMITIIIIALSAKINVAILSVGSVLAYAFQFLYLLPFIRAKKYRYQLIFDIRDEHLKKLLFLALPVIIGVSVNQINVIIDRTIASQIAIGGISALNYAQRLNGFIQGIFVVSIATVMYPAISKMAADHNIEGLKKSIIDGIASISLMVIPATFGAMIFAQPIVKLLFGRGAFNKEALSMTSIALFFYSIGMIGFGFREILSRAFYSMQDTKTPMMNAALSMVLNIILNLILSKILGIGGLALSTSISAIFSTILLFINLRKKVGPLGIKRFSITFIKIFISSLFMGIIAKSSYNRLLMMLEDNLSILISIGIGALVYAVIIYFMKIPEVDKMIQIIKGKFKKVKV
- a CDS encoding aminotransferase class V-fold PLP-dependent enzyme, whose translation is MKNLYLDHAATSFPKAPGVVESMSNYLIEVGSNVNRGVYQSSFDAENILFETRELICELFHFQKPENVVFTKNITESLNVLIKGILHKNDHIIVSSMEHNAVMRPLNALLTRGVSFSKVPCNKYGELNPEDIKKYIQPNTKAILMTHASNVCGTILDLVKVGKICKEKGFYFIIDTAQTAGFLDIDYEKLNADAIAFTGHKGLLGPQGIGGFIIGEDMANQMNSLIQGGTGSLSEEETQPDYMPDKFEAGTLNIPGIYGLNASLKYILKTGLKTIREKELYILKYFLDELSNLSALKIIGKKHLKERTAVVSIDIPQEDTGEIAYELFKDFGIMTRCGLHCAPSAHKTLGTFPHGTIRFSFSHHNTIKDITYTIDALNQIMKKRSL
- the yedE gene encoding YedE family putative selenium transporter; this translates as MAEKKGIIAAGGIVGIISVLLVYFGNPVNMGFCIACFIRDTAGAMGLHRALVVQYIRPEIIGLVLGAFVISLKNKEFKATGGSSPFTRFILGIAVMIGALMFLGCPLRMVLRIAGGDLNAIVGLVGFVVGIFVGVLFLNKGFNLKRSYKMSRMEGYLFPALNVGLLFMLLAGASFLFFSEEGPGSMHAPIWIALIAGLIVGALAQRTRLCMVGGMRDLIMFKDSYLLSGFLAIVVFAFIGNLIFGYFNLGFVDQPIAHTDGLWNFLGMVLVGWASVLLGGCPLRQLILAGEGNTDSAITVMGMLVGAALAHNFGLASSGEGATFNGQIAVGICLSVIFVVSIVNSEFVGKNKSKEMLKETNN